The following coding sequences lie in one Oncorhynchus kisutch isolate 150728-3 linkage group LG3, Okis_V2, whole genome shotgun sequence genomic window:
- the LOC109872031 gene encoding E3 ubiquitin-protein ligase NEURL3-like, which yields MHYITEDTKSNMYKMVSRSLEPEPAHVCGPRCLGPLTFHREAVGALVSLSQGARRADRTRDTFRHGLVFSSRPVQPQERVCLRVERCGLNWCGAMRIGFTTVPPTARDLPSLAIPDLTDTPGHWAAPVPEMCCLAGSELEFWVSYGGTLYFRNANGRQHKLLEGVDLSWPLWAMIDVYGQTCSVLLLGSEKKYFLCNRKSCPAPQRHSSCSAHQRHASLNVDKYVNVKQICDDSHDRYPLPCPASKQTSNCESVEDCAVCMSQKACISLRCGHQCLCLQCATRVIQEFGTCPLCRQNIKN from the exons ATGCATTACATTACAGAGGATACGAAGAGCAACATGTACAAGATGGTCAGCAGAAGCCTTG AACCTGAGCCAGCACACGTTTGTGGACCCCGCTGCCTGGGCCCCTTGACCTTCCATAGGGAGGCGGTGGGGGCTTTGGTGAGCCTGAGCCAGGGAGCTAGACGGGCAGACAGGACTAGGGACACCTTCAGACATGGCCTGGTGTTCAGCAGCCGCCCAGTACAGCCCCAGGAGAGGGTGTGTCTGCGAGTGGAGCGGTGTGGGCTGAACTGGTGTGGAGCCATGCGTATAGGCTTCACCACTGTACCTCCAACTGCCAGAGACTTGCCCTCCTTGGCCATCCCAGACCTCACAGACACCCCTGGTCACTGGGCCGCTCCTGTGCCTGAGATGTGCTGCCTGGCAGGCTCAGAGCTGGAGTTCTGGGTCTCCTATGGCGGTACATTGTATTTCAGGAATGCCAACGGCCGACAACACAAACTGCTGGAGGGAGTAGACCTCAGCTGGCCCCTGTGGGCCATGATTGATGTGTATGGGCAGACCTGCTCTGTGCTCTTACTGG GTTCGGAGAAGAAATACTTTTTGTGTAATCGAAAATCCTGTCCTGCTCCTCAACGGCATTCCTCCTGTTCTGCTCATCAGAGACATGCCTCGCTCAACGTAGACAAATATGTGAATGTGAAGCAAATTTGTGATGACAGCCATGACAGATATCCTCTTCCATGTCCAGCCAGTAAGCAGACATCAA ACTGTGAGAGTGTAGAGGACTGCGCAGTGTGTATGAGCCAGAAGGCCTGTATCAGCCTGCGGTGTGGCCACCAGTGCCTGTGTCTCCAGTGTGCCACCAGAGTGATCCAAGAGTTTGGAACCTGCCCTCTGTGTCGCCAGAACATCAAGAACTAA